Proteins encoded within one genomic window of Bacillus sp. 1NLA3E:
- a CDS encoding aldo/keto reductase, whose translation MKKRKLGKSELEVSSVGLGCMGMSHGYGPASDKKEMISLIHEAIDRGVTFFDTAEVYGPYRNEELVGEALAPFKGKVVIATKFGIQMDNGKQVLESKPETIRQSVEGSLNRLKVDTIDLYYQHRVDPNVPIEEVAGVVQDSIKEGKVKHWGLSEAGVETIRRAHSIHPLAAIQSEYSMMWRSPEEELLPTLEELGIGFVPFSPLGKGFLTGTIKKDATFGRSDFRSIVPLFQPENIEANQVLVDLIIKIAVEKDATPAQIALGWVLAQKPWIVPIPGTRKLERLDENLRAADIELSTEELNDLNDALSKIEISGDRYPAEYANRVGK comes from the coding sequence ATGAAAAAACGTAAATTAGGAAAAAGTGAATTGGAGGTCTCCTCCGTAGGCCTTGGATGTATGGGCATGAGCCATGGATACGGTCCTGCCTCGGACAAAAAAGAGATGATTTCGCTAATTCATGAGGCAATTGACCGAGGTGTTACTTTCTTCGATACTGCAGAGGTATATGGTCCATATCGCAATGAGGAATTGGTAGGGGAAGCCCTTGCTCCTTTTAAGGGAAAAGTGGTTATCGCGACTAAATTTGGTATTCAAATGGATAATGGCAAGCAGGTGCTTGAAAGCAAGCCGGAGACCATTCGGCAATCAGTTGAAGGCTCGCTAAATCGCTTAAAAGTTGACACCATTGATCTCTATTATCAGCATCGGGTTGATCCAAATGTGCCGATTGAGGAAGTAGCGGGAGTAGTACAAGACTCAATCAAGGAAGGTAAAGTTAAACATTGGGGGCTTTCTGAAGCAGGTGTGGAAACGATTCGGCGTGCACACTCGATTCATCCACTGGCTGCTATTCAAAGTGAATACTCGATGATGTGGAGAAGTCCTGAAGAAGAGCTATTGCCTACCCTTGAAGAACTGGGAATCGGGTTTGTTCCTTTCAGTCCATTGGGGAAGGGATTCCTTACCGGAACAATTAAAAAGGATGCAACGTTCGGTCGCTCAGATTTCCGTAGCATTGTTCCTCTCTTCCAACCTGAGAATATCGAGGCAAATCAGGTGTTGGTTGATTTGATAATAAAGATTGCAGTAGAAAAAGACGCAACCCCAGCCCAAATCGCACTTGGATGGGTGCTTGCTCAGAAACCATGGATTGTTCCGATTCCAGGCACGCGGAAATTGGAGCGTCTCGATGAAAATCTTAGGGCGGCAGATATTGAACTGAGCACTGAGGAGCTCAATGACTTGAATGATGCCTTATCTAAAATTGAGATCTCGGGAGATCGCTATCCGGCGGAATACGCAAATAGGGTAGGTAAATAA
- a CDS encoding aldo/keto reductase yields MQKVTLNNGVEMPILGFGVFQIQDENECEQSVYDAIMGGYRLIDTAASYLNEEAVGRAIKRSGVPREELFITTKLWVQDAGYESTTKAFAKSLKRLQLDYLDLYLIHQPFGDVYGSWRAMEELYREGKIRAIGVSNFHPDRLIDLIIHNEVVPAVNQVETHVFTQQIESHAFMKENNVQIESWGPFAEGKNNMFQNEILVSIAEKYNKSVAQVVLRWLIQRGVVAIPKSVHKERIVENFNIFDFELNQEDMDLITTLDTKESLFFSHRDPAMVKWIATRKLEI; encoded by the coding sequence ATGCAAAAAGTAACTTTAAATAATGGTGTTGAAATGCCAATTCTCGGATTTGGTGTTTTTCAGATTCAGGATGAAAATGAATGTGAACAATCTGTTTACGACGCGATTATGGGAGGATATCGTCTAATCGATACTGCTGCCTCTTATCTTAATGAAGAAGCAGTCGGCAGAGCAATCAAGCGGAGCGGTGTGCCAAGAGAGGAATTGTTCATTACAACAAAACTCTGGGTTCAGGATGCTGGTTATGAGAGCACAACGAAAGCATTCGCAAAATCACTGAAAAGACTTCAATTGGATTATTTAGACCTATACCTAATCCATCAGCCATTTGGTGATGTATATGGTTCTTGGCGTGCAATGGAGGAATTGTACCGTGAAGGAAAAATCAGGGCTATCGGAGTAAGTAACTTCCATCCAGACCGCCTGATTGATTTGATTATTCATAATGAAGTTGTTCCTGCAGTTAACCAGGTAGAAACACATGTTTTCACTCAACAAATCGAAAGTCATGCTTTTATGAAAGAGAACAATGTTCAGATAGAGTCTTGGGGGCCATTTGCTGAAGGAAAAAATAACATGTTCCAGAACGAAATTCTGGTTTCCATAGCCGAAAAGTATAATAAATCCGTTGCACAAGTGGTATTACGTTGGTTGATTCAAAGAGGAGTTGTTGCGATTCCAAAGTCTGTTCACAAGGAAAGAATCGTCGAAAACTTTAATATCTTTGACTTTGAATTAAACCAGGAGGATATGGACCTAATCACTACGCTAGATACGAAAGAGAGCTTATTCTTTTCACATAGGGATCCTGCAATGGTGAAATGGATTGCTACCCGTAAACTTGAGATTTAA
- a CDS encoding MFS transporter, which yields MSHQAVSIGSLSNKQGTTAYKILFVIGLCHLLNDSLQAVVPAMFPILEKSMGLSYTQLGMIAFSLNIVASVLQPIIGMIADKKPRPYALPIGLSITMVGVLGLAFSPRFEMIIFSVALIGLGSAIFHPEGSRVAFMASGPRRGLAQSIYQVGGNSGQALAPLITAIILVPLGQKGASWFSIVAATAVGLLIFIARWYTQRFQSDRAMMKSKKDVNTKKNAKVPKTVWVALTLILFLIFARSWYISGMTNYYAFYAIEKYAFTIKQSQMFLFAFLVTGAIGTFFGGPLADRFGKKNIIFLSMIGSAPLTILIPFVPSTIAFALLAVSGFLLMSSFSVTVVYAQELFPGKIGTMAGLTVGLAFGMGALGSVGLGYLADLISLPSTIIFVGTLPLLGIITCFLPSDKKLQELYS from the coding sequence ATGAGTCATCAAGCTGTTTCAATTGGTTCCCTGAGTAACAAACAGGGAACGACTGCCTATAAAATATTATTTGTAATTGGCTTATGCCATTTGCTAAATGATTCTCTTCAAGCTGTGGTCCCAGCTATGTTCCCAATTTTAGAAAAATCAATGGGACTTTCCTATACGCAACTAGGAATGATTGCCTTCTCGTTGAATATAGTTGCCTCAGTTTTACAACCGATTATCGGAATGATTGCCGACAAAAAGCCTAGACCATATGCACTGCCTATCGGTCTTTCCATAACGATGGTTGGTGTGCTTGGACTCGCATTTTCCCCACGTTTTGAAATGATCATTTTCTCTGTAGCCTTAATAGGTCTTGGATCAGCCATCTTCCATCCTGAAGGATCAAGAGTAGCATTTATGGCCTCTGGTCCACGTAGAGGTCTTGCTCAATCTATTTATCAGGTTGGTGGTAATTCTGGTCAAGCGTTGGCCCCGTTAATTACAGCAATTATTCTTGTCCCACTTGGTCAAAAAGGTGCATCTTGGTTTTCAATCGTTGCTGCTACTGCTGTTGGATTGTTGATATTTATTGCCCGGTGGTATACCCAAAGGTTTCAGTCTGATCGAGCAATGATGAAGTCCAAAAAGGATGTTAACACTAAAAAGAATGCTAAAGTCCCAAAAACAGTATGGGTAGCATTGACTTTAATATTATTTCTTATTTTTGCCCGCTCGTGGTATATTTCCGGAATGACCAATTATTATGCGTTTTATGCGATTGAGAAGTATGCCTTTACTATTAAGCAATCACAGATGTTTTTATTTGCCTTTTTGGTCACTGGAGCAATTGGAACATTTTTTGGTGGACCACTGGCAGATCGGTTTGGAAAAAAGAATATCATTTTTCTATCCATGATAGGATCTGCTCCACTTACAATTTTGATACCGTTTGTCCCAAGTACCATTGCTTTTGCTCTCCTTGCAGTTTCAGGCTTTTTACTTATGTCGAGCTTCTCGGTAACGGTGGTTTATGCACAAGAATTATTCCCAGGAAAAATCGGAACCATGGCTGGATTAACAGTAGGTTTAGCCTTTGGAATGGGGGCTTTGGGTTCAGTCGGACTTGGCTATTTAGCTGACTTAATCAGTTTACCGAGTACCATCATCTTTGTTGGGACATTACCATTGTTGGGGATTATAACATGCTTCCTTCCTTCGGATAAAAAACTGCAAGAGTTGTATTCATAA
- a CDS encoding MarR family winged helix-turn-helix transcriptional regulator yields MISDQISQSLKLFIVLSRSYKALNEQANKLIAEKGLNPTEFAVLELLFHKGDQPLQQIGGKILLASGSITYVVDKLEQKGLLKRVACPNDRRVTYAQITDEGKQFIDEIFPEHAQKIDEMMSVLSNEEKNTAIELLKKLGIAAGKY; encoded by the coding sequence ATGATTTCTGATCAAATTAGTCAATCATTAAAATTATTTATTGTTCTTTCACGTTCCTATAAAGCGCTAAATGAACAAGCTAATAAGTTAATTGCTGAAAAGGGCTTAAATCCAACAGAATTTGCAGTCTTAGAGCTTCTATTTCACAAAGGAGATCAGCCACTGCAACAAATTGGCGGGAAAATATTGCTGGCCAGCGGTAGTATTACCTATGTGGTTGATAAGTTAGAACAAAAAGGGCTGTTAAAGCGCGTGGCATGTCCCAATGATCGCCGCGTTACTTACGCTCAAATCACTGATGAAGGAAAGCAGTTTATTGACGAAATTTTTCCGGAACATGCACAAAAAATTGATGAAATGATGTCAGTACTATCAAATGAAGAAAAAAATACGGCAATTGAATTATTAAAAAAGCTTGGTATTGCAGCTGGGAAATATTAA
- a CDS encoding M3 family oligoendopeptidase: MKFEDYLYTRPNISEIESEFQIGLEQFNQASSVAEQIKAIEKINVVRNNFGTMVNLCYIRHSIDTNNEFYKSEQDYIDEIEPEVEGLVTKYYQALVNSKYRKDLESKWGTQLFALAETQLKTFTPEIVPLLQKENKLSSEYTKLIASAKILFEGKELTLVQLEPFGESPDRKMRIKANEARFGFLAKNEQKLDQIYDDLVKVRTEIARILGYSSFVELAYDRMSRTDYNAEMVSKFRRQVEEFIVPLATKLKERQRNRIGVEKLKYYDESIIFQSGNATPKGSPQWIIENGQKMYEELSTETGEFFSFMTENGLMDLVAKKGKAGGGYCTFIENYKAPFIFSNFNGTSGDIDVLTHEAGHAFQVFSSRHYDIPEYYWPTYEACEIHSMSMEFFTWPWMEHFFKEDTDKYQFAHLSDALLFLPYGVSVDEFQHWVYENPEATPDERKSTWRQIEKKYLPHKDYDGFTYLENGGFWQRQAHIYNSPFYYIDYTLAQICAFQFWKRSKEDWKAAWEDYVKLCKLGGSEPFTKLVAEAHLISPFEDGCLKSVIDEIEKWLDTVDDTTL, encoded by the coding sequence TTGAAATTTGAAGATTATCTTTATACTCGACCAAATATCAGTGAAATCGAGTCTGAGTTTCAAATAGGACTTGAACAATTTAATCAAGCAAGTAGTGTTGCGGAACAAATTAAAGCGATTGAAAAAATAAATGTGGTACGTAATAACTTTGGTACAATGGTAAATCTTTGTTATATCCGCCATTCTATTGATACCAATAATGAATTTTATAAATCTGAACAAGATTACATAGATGAGATTGAGCCGGAGGTGGAAGGTTTGGTCACGAAATACTATCAAGCATTAGTGAACTCTAAGTACCGCAAAGATTTGGAAAGTAAGTGGGGTACACAACTTTTTGCGCTTGCCGAGACACAATTGAAGACTTTTACTCCAGAAATCGTACCGCTTTTGCAAAAAGAAAATAAGCTTTCGAGTGAATACACGAAGCTGATTGCCTCCGCAAAAATTTTGTTTGAAGGAAAAGAGCTAACCCTTGTTCAGCTAGAACCATTTGGAGAGTCCCCAGATAGAAAAATGAGAATCAAAGCTAATGAAGCACGGTTTGGCTTTTTGGCTAAAAATGAACAAAAACTTGATCAAATTTACGATGATTTGGTTAAGGTACGAACAGAAATTGCCAGGATCCTAGGGTATTCAAGTTTTGTTGAACTTGCCTATGATCGAATGAGTCGAACCGACTATAATGCCGAAATGGTTTCTAAATTTCGTAGACAAGTAGAGGAATTTATTGTTCCATTGGCCACGAAATTAAAGGAAAGACAACGAAATCGGATTGGGGTAGAAAAGTTAAAATATTACGATGAATCGATTATCTTTCAATCAGGTAATGCAACTCCAAAGGGAAGTCCGCAATGGATTATCGAGAATGGTCAAAAAATGTACGAGGAGCTCTCTACAGAAACGGGAGAATTTTTCTCCTTTATGACAGAGAACGGATTAATGGATTTAGTGGCCAAGAAAGGGAAAGCTGGTGGCGGCTATTGTACATTTATCGAAAATTATAAAGCACCGTTCATTTTTTCAAATTTTAACGGTACATCAGGAGATATTGATGTTTTAACTCATGAAGCAGGACACGCTTTTCAAGTTTTTTCAAGCAGACATTATGATATTCCAGAGTATTACTGGCCGACCTACGAGGCATGCGAAATTCATTCAATGAGTATGGAATTTTTCACCTGGCCTTGGATGGAACACTTTTTCAAGGAAGATACGGATAAATATCAATTTGCCCATTTAAGTGACGCATTACTTTTCTTGCCTTATGGCGTTTCTGTTGATGAATTTCAACATTGGGTTTATGAGAATCCTGAGGCAACACCAGATGAGCGAAAGTCCACTTGGAGACAGATTGAAAAAAAATACTTGCCACATAAAGATTATGACGGTTTCACCTATTTAGAAAACGGTGGTTTTTGGCAGCGCCAGGCTCATATTTATAATTCACCTTTTTATTACATTGATTATACTTTAGCACAAATTTGTGCGTTTCAATTTTGGAAGCGGTCGAAAGAGGATTGGAAAGCTGCTTGGGAGGACTATGTAAAGCTATGTAAACTTGGAGGAAGTGAGCCCTTTACTAAGCTTGTTGCAGAGGCACATTTGATCTCTCCTTTTGAAGATGGTTGCCTAAAATCCGTAATCGATGAAATTGAAAAATGGCTAGATACAGTTGACGACACTACCCTATAA
- a CDS encoding YkvI family membrane protein: MKPNWSASFQIAAVYVGTVVGAGFATGKEIVEFFSRFGLIGFIGIIVSGSLLIILGSKLMILAARVGATSYQEFNEFLFGKLVGRIINILTLLMLLGVCAVMLSGAGAVFSEQLNLPKTLGILITIGLSVLVLVIGMKGLFIVNTFVVPMMISFCFILMFISVGFPHFTEQLLTIPFLTDGWKAVVTPFSYAAFNLLLAQAVLVPVANEIKDEQTIKWGGILGGIALTLILLCSHVVLIMLPNVETYEVPMAVIVKNIASSLYWIYVFIIYGEIFTSVIGNVFGLERQLRKYIGLSSIAIIFFIFLSTYFISLVDYGTLLSYLYPAFGYFSLAFIALLWMKPLDSKKP; this comes from the coding sequence TTGAAACCAAATTGGAGTGCATCCTTTCAAATAGCAGCAGTTTATGTAGGAACAGTCGTGGGAGCTGGCTTCGCCACAGGGAAAGAAATAGTAGAGTTTTTTTCTCGATTTGGATTAATTGGATTTATAGGGATAATTGTTAGTGGTTCTTTACTCATTATTTTAGGTTCAAAATTAATGATATTAGCAGCACGGGTTGGAGCTACTTCGTATCAAGAGTTTAATGAATTCTTATTTGGGAAGCTTGTTGGAAGGATCATCAATATCCTGACTTTATTAATGCTTCTTGGCGTTTGTGCTGTTATGCTTTCCGGTGCTGGAGCCGTATTTAGTGAGCAATTGAATTTGCCTAAAACATTAGGAATTCTCATAACGATTGGTCTTTCAGTCCTCGTTCTGGTTATAGGCATGAAAGGCTTGTTTATTGTAAATACATTTGTTGTACCGATGATGATTTCATTTTGCTTTATCTTAATGTTCATTTCAGTGGGCTTCCCCCATTTTACTGAACAACTACTGACCATCCCCTTTTTGACGGATGGCTGGAAAGCAGTTGTGACCCCGTTTTCTTATGCTGCATTTAATTTATTGCTTGCGCAAGCAGTCCTGGTACCTGTTGCCAACGAAATTAAAGATGAACAGACAATTAAGTGGGGCGGAATTCTCGGAGGTATTGCACTGACCTTAATCCTTTTATGCAGCCATGTGGTATTAATAATGCTCCCCAATGTAGAAACATATGAGGTTCCCATGGCTGTTATTGTAAAGAACATAGCATCAAGCCTTTATTGGATATATGTTTTCATTATTTATGGAGAGATATTTACTTCGGTGATAGGGAATGTGTTTGGACTTGAACGTCAGCTTCGAAAATATATCGGTCTCTCCAGCATTGCGATTATATTTTTCATTTTTTTAAGTACTTATTTTATTAGTCTTGTTGATTATGGGACACTTCTTTCATATTTATATCCTGCTTTTGGTTATTTTAGTTTAGCTTTCATTGCCTTATTATGGATGAAACCACTAGATTCAAAAAAACCATAA